A single window of Castor canadensis chromosome 3, mCasCan1.hap1v2, whole genome shotgun sequence DNA harbors:
- the Bdkrb2 gene encoding B2 bradykinin receptor, giving the protein MLSTWKRPLFMTIYQDPEPTTASFGTEMVNITSHVLTSALNGTLSQDDCPDAKWLEWINATQAPFLWVLFLLAALENIFVLSVFCLHKSSCTVAEIYLGNLAAADLILAFGLPFWAITIANNFDWLFGEVLCRVVNAMIYMNLYSSICFLMLVSIDRYLALVKTMSVGRMRRVRWAKLYSLVIWGCTLLLSSPMLVFRTMKEYNEEGYNVTVCLIAYPTLTWQVFTNVLLNLVGFLLPLSVITFCTVQIMQVLRNNEMQKFKEIQTERKATVLVLAVLLLFVVCWLPFQISTFLDTLLHLNVLSGCWHQHIIDVITQISSFVAYSNSCLNPLVYVMVGKRFRKKSWELYRGVCRGKGGCVAEPVQTENSMGTLRTSISVERQIHKLQDWAGSSQ; this is encoded by the exons ATGCTGTCTACCTGGAAGAGACCCCTATTCATGACTATTTACCAGGACCCTGAACCCACCACAGCCTCTTTTGG CACCGAGATGGTCAACATCACCTCGCATGTCCTCACATCAGCCCTTAATGGGACCCTTTCACAGGACGACTGCCCGGACGCCAAGTGGCTGGAATGGATCAATGCCACCCAGGCCCCTTTCCTCTGGGTCCTGTTCCTGCTGGCTGCGCTGGAGAACATCTTTGTCCTCAGCGTCTTCTGCCTGCACAAGAGCAGCTGCACGGTGGCAGAGATCTACTTGGGGAACCTGGCGGCCGCGGACCTGATCTTGGCCTTTGGGCTGCCCTTCTGGGCCATCACCATCGCCAACAACTTTGACTGGCTCTTCGGAGAGGTCCTGTGCCGCGTGGTGAACGCCATGATCTACATGAACCTGTACAGTAGCATCTGCTTCCTGATGCTGGTGAGCATTGACCGCTATCTGGCCCTGGTGAAAACCATGTCCGTGGGCCGGATGCGCCGTGTGCGCTGGGCTAAGCTCTACAGCCTGGTGATCTGGGGCTGCACCCTGCTGCTCAGCTCGCCCATGCTGGTGTTCAGGACCATGAAGGAGTACAACGAGGAGGGCTACAATGTCACTGTGTGCCTCATCGCCTACCCCACCCTCACCTGGCAGGTGTTCACCAACGTCCTCTTGAACCTGGTGGGTTTCCTGCTGCCCCTGAGCGTCATCACCTTCTGCACGGTGCAGATCATGCAGGTACTGCGTAACAACGAGATGCAGAAGTTCAAGGAGATCCAGACGGAGAGGAAGGCCACCGTGCTGGTGCTGGCCGTGCTGCTGCTTTTTGTCGTGTGCTGGTTGCCCTTCCAGATCAGCACCTTCCTGGACACGCTGCTGCACCTCAACGTCCTGTCGGGCTGCTGGCACCAGCACATCATTGACGTCATCACACAGATCAGCTCCTTCGTGGCCTACAGCAACAGCTGCCTCAACCCGCTGGTGTACGTGATGGTGGGCAAGCGCTTCCGGAAGAAGTCCTGGGAGCTGTACCGCGGTGTGTGCCGCGGGAAAGGAGGCTGTGTGGCCGAGCCTGTCCAGACAGAGAACTCCATGGGCACCCTGCGTACCTCCATCTCTGTGGAGCGCCAGATTCACAAACTGCAGGACTGGGCGGGCAGCAGTCAGTGA